In Thermofilum pendens Hrk 5, the sequence GAGGCACGCCTCGTTGTCGAGCACTAGCTTTTCGAGCGACTGGACGCTCTCGTACTCCAGCATCCCCGCACCGGATATCACGTCGAAGCCTGCCAGCGCGGCTAGCGCGGCGGTGTAGGCCGTCTCGGCGCCCGCCTGGTAGTCGACGGTCTTGGAGTCGCTTAGCCCCATGTACGTGTGCGAGGGAAGGTCGAGGTAGCGGGCTAGGTCCCTGTACGCCAGGCTTATGAGGACGGCTTCGGGGGCCGTTATCGAGGGGGTCCCGTAGTAGGGGTGGATCATAGTCGGGCTACCCCCGTAGATGACGGGTGCCCCCGGCTTGACGAGCTGGGACAAGGCGATGCCGCTGAGCACCTCCGCGTGGTGCTGTATGATCGCGCCGTAAACCGTGACGGGAGATGTCGCCCCGAGCCCAGGCATCGATATTATCTCCGCGGGGACGCCCAGCCTCGCGAGGTCGACCAGGTTCCTTGACGTCACGGTGCTCCAGGAGAGAGGGGGCGTGGGGCAGACGTCGAAGATCGCGAAAGGCTTCTCAGCGTAGTCCTCCCTCACCGCCCCCAGCATTTCCACCATGAGCGGGAGGTTTTCGACTGTGAACGCCCCGGTGACCACGGGCTTCCCGGAGTACTTCAGGACGACGTACAGCCTGACGGCGTCCTTGACTTCGGCGGGGACCTCGAAGGGTACAAGCGCGGTGCTCTGGGCCTTCAGCCCCTTCAGGTAGTCTGCCACTATGACTAGCTTTTTTAAGTCCTCCAGCGTCGGGTTCCGGGGGGTCTGGGAGCCGTGGTCCAGTATCCTTATCGCCGCCGATCCGGGGTTGAATATCCTCGCGCCCTCCCCTAGGACGGCGACCTCCCTGCCGTCCCTGTCGTAGAGCCTGATCCTCCTCGGCGCCGTCCTCAAAGCCTCCTTGACGACGTCCTCGGGTATGAGCACGCGCCCGTCCTTTAGCCTCCCTCCCCCCTCCAGGGCTATCCTCTCGACGCCCTTATCCTCGAAGAAGACGCCCACGGTCTCCAGGACTCTCAGCGCCTCGCCGGTTATCTCCTCTGCCTCTCTCCTGCTCAGAACGCTTACCGACGGAACCACTACCCCTCACCCAGCATCCTCTTAACTATCTTCACAGCCTCGAAGGCGTCTCTACCCCAGACGTCGGCGCCTATCTCGCGGACCCACTCCTCCGTTACAGGCGCGCCGCCGGCTATCACTATGACCTTGTCCCTGAGCCCCCTCTTCTTCAGCTCCTCGATGACGTTCCTCTGCTCCAGCATCGTCGTCGTCATGAGGGCGCTCATACCGACTACCCTGGCGTTGTACTTCTCGACCGCCTCGGCGAACTTCTCGGGCGGAACGTCTACGCCCAGGTCTACGACGTGGAAGCCTTCGGCCTCGAATACAGCGGCCGCGAGGTTCTTCCCGAGCTCGTGTATGTCGCCCCTCACCGTCCCGAAGACGGCGACCCACCTCGCCGGGGACTCGCCCTGCCCCCTTATCAGCGGCCTCAGGACCTCCATGGACCTCCTGAAGGCCTCCGCGGACATCACGAGCTCCGGTATGAAGTACTCGCCCTTCTCGTAGAGCTCGCCGACCCTCCTCATCGCCGGCACAAGCACCTCGGAGACTATCTCCCTAGGACCCAGCCCCCGCTCGACGAGGCGCCTCGTGTACTCCTCCGCCGCGGCTTCGTCCCCCTCTACCACTGCCTGGAAGAGCTTCTCCCTAAGCTCGCCCACGTCCCCAGCCATCCCGGGACCCCTTCATCCCGCGCTTTTAAGCGTTGTTCTCCAATTACCCCCATTAATCATTTATCCGGCTCCGCGGCTCTACAATCGT encodes:
- a CDS encoding trimethylamine methyltransferase family protein → MVPSVSVLSRREAEEITGEALRVLETVGVFFEDKGVERIALEGGGRLKDGRVLIPEDVVKEALRTAPRRIRLYDRDGREVAVLGEGARIFNPGSAAIRILDHGSQTPRNPTLEDLKKLVIVADYLKGLKAQSTALVPFEVPAEVKDAVRLYVVLKYSGKPVVTGAFTVENLPLMVEMLGAVREDYAEKPFAIFDVCPTPPLSWSTVTSRNLVDLARLGVPAEIISMPGLGATSPVTVYGAIIQHHAEVLSGIALSQLVKPGAPVIYGGSPTMIHPYYGTPSITAPEAVLISLAYRDLARYLDLPSHTYMGLSDSKTVDYQAGAETAYTAALAALAGFDVISGAGMLEYESVQSLEKLVLDNEACLIAERLARGVEVDPQALDALKEGVLEKKGNFLALRHTRQHYRSEILVPKVWDLAPRAKSTGVPLAELAHREVERILAEHKPPLLDGDALRRLDAVYSKLWESHGLKPVPPP
- a CDS encoding cobalamin B12-binding domain-containing protein; this translates as MAGDVGELREKLFQAVVEGDEAAAEEYTRRLVERGLGPREIVSEVLVPAMRRVGELYEKGEYFIPELVMSAEAFRRSMEVLRPLIRGQGESPARWVAVFGTVRGDIHELGKNLAAAVFEAEGFHVVDLGVDVPPEKFAEAVEKYNARVVGMSALMTTTMLEQRNVIEELKKRGLRDKVIVIAGGAPVTEEWVREIGADVWGRDAFEAVKIVKRMLGEG